In one Alphaproteobacteria bacterium genomic region, the following are encoded:
- a CDS encoding 2OG-Fe(II) oxygenase: MPQHSPAAFDTHSVTDRLDRYDWSAILGALNHTGHAVLPGLIAPTDCRTTAALFEADDLFRSHIHMARHGFGRGEYKYFSYPLPGLIDGLRRALYPRLAPLANEWAERLRVDTRYPADHAAFVAQCRASGQHRPTPLLLQYGPGDFNCLHQDLYGDLSFPIQAACLLSAPGRDFTGGEFVLTEQRPRMQSRPHVATLSQGDAVLFAVNKRPVRGTRGDYAVTMRHGVSQVTSGRRHTLGIIFHDAR; encoded by the coding sequence ATGCCCCAGCACAGCCCGGCTGCCTTCGACACCCATTCAGTAACGGACCGATTGGACCGCTACGACTGGTCCGCAATCCTGGGGGCGCTGAACCATACCGGGCACGCAGTTCTGCCGGGTCTGATCGCGCCTACCGACTGCAGGACGACAGCCGCCCTTTTCGAGGCGGACGACTTGTTCCGCAGCCATATCCACATGGCACGGCACGGATTTGGCCGCGGGGAATACAAGTATTTCTCCTATCCCCTGCCCGGTCTGATCGACGGGTTGCGCCGCGCGCTCTATCCGCGATTGGCGCCGCTGGCCAATGAATGGGCCGAACGTCTGCGCGTCGATACTCGATATCCGGCGGACCATGCGGCCTTCGTGGCGCAGTGCCGTGCATCCGGTCAGCACAGACCGACGCCGCTGCTGCTGCAATACGGGCCGGGTGACTTCAACTGTCTGCACCAGGATCTCTATGGCGACCTGTCTTTCCCGATTCAGGCCGCCTGCCTTCTGTCTGCTCCAGGTCGGGATTTCACCGGCGGGGAATTCGTGCTGACCGAACAGCGCCCAAGGATGCAGAGCCGGCCGCATGTCGCGACGCTCAGTCAGGGCGACGCCGTCCTGTTCGCCGTCAACAAACGTCCGGTACGCGGAACGCGCGGCGACTATGCGGTCACCATGCGCCACGGTGTCTCTCAGGTCACCAGCGGCCGTCGCCACACCCTGGGAATCATCTTTCACGACGCTCGGTAA
- a CDS encoding LysR family transcriptional regulator, with the protein MPNLTSLEAFVLAAETGSFSAAARRMRKAQSAVSTAIANLEIDAGVDLFDRGGRNPVLTEHGRALLPYARNVLYGNQEFIAKANTLSEGVEAELCLAVEQSIGMTPLMPVLREFADRFPHVALDLLRPGPNDTASLLSEGRADIGLMIEQETYPIGFQFRGVGHSKLVPVCAPDHPLARLPKVSHGDLRRYRQLIAHSRSRTRPAQIGDRKSAEIWQAESPALIADLVIAGFGWAELPNSLVAAHLENGTLVLMSYVFQQSDLLQGIDVVWTERHALGPAGQWLRDSLLDMPQTAWRDG; encoded by the coding sequence ATGCCCAATCTGACCAGTCTGGAAGCCTTCGTCCTGGCCGCCGAAACCGGCTCCTTCTCCGCCGCGGCAAGGCGGATGCGCAAGGCGCAATCCGCAGTTTCGACCGCCATTGCGAATCTCGAGATCGATGCCGGCGTGGACCTGTTCGACAGGGGCGGGCGCAATCCCGTTCTGACCGAACACGGTCGCGCCTTGCTGCCCTATGCCCGCAACGTTCTCTATGGCAATCAGGAGTTCATCGCCAAGGCCAATACATTGAGCGAAGGGGTCGAGGCCGAGTTGTGCCTCGCGGTGGAACAGAGCATCGGCATGACGCCGCTGATGCCGGTTCTGCGCGAATTCGCGGATCGATTTCCCCATGTCGCGCTGGACCTGCTGCGACCGGGACCGAACGATACCGCCTCTCTTCTGTCGGAGGGCCGCGCCGATATCGGCCTGATGATCGAGCAGGAAACCTATCCCATCGGCTTTCAGTTCCGCGGTGTCGGCCATTCGAAGCTCGTCCCGGTCTGTGCCCCGGACCACCCGCTGGCCCGCTTGCCCAAGGTGAGCCATGGCGACCTGCGCCGATATCGCCAGTTGATCGCACACAGCCGGTCACGAACTCGCCCGGCGCAGATCGGCGACCGCAAGAGCGCGGAAATCTGGCAGGCGGAAAGCCCGGCCCTGATCGCGGATCTGGTTATTGCCGGTTTTGGCTGGGCGGAACTGCCGAACTCCCTCGTCGCGGCCCATCTGGAGAACGGCACGCTGGTCTTGATGTCCTACGTCTTCCAGCAAAGCGATCTGCTGCAGGGCATCGACGTGGTATGGACCGAACGCCACGCCCTCGGCCCCGCGGGGCAATGGCTGCGCGACAGTCTGCTGGACATGCCGCAGACCGCCTGGCGCGACGGCTAG
- a CDS encoding PACE efflux transporter codes for MSERVALRSGKDRLRYAIAFEGSLLLFLVPVGAAFFDKGLASIGLLGVVLSLKALAVSVIYNWVFDRVDARRGRVASDRSTFGRILHAVGFEFCLVVTSLPIYCWWLDLTILQALTMDIIVTAFVVAYTYVFTLIYDRLFPVRAQAMAR; via the coding sequence ATGTCGGAGAGAGTCGCCCTGCGGTCGGGCAAGGATCGCCTGCGCTATGCCATCGCTTTCGAAGGATCTCTGCTTTTGTTCCTCGTGCCCGTCGGCGCGGCCTTTTTCGATAAGGGATTGGCCAGTATCGGACTGCTTGGCGTCGTGCTGTCGCTGAAGGCGCTGGCCGTCAGCGTGATCTACAACTGGGTCTTTGACCGGGTCGACGCTCGGCGTGGCCGGGTTGCTTCCGACCGGTCGACCTTCGGGCGCATTCTGCATGCGGTCGGGTTCGAATTCTGCCTCGTTGTCACGTCGCTGCCGATCTATTGCTGGTGGCTGGATCTGACGATCCTTCAGGCGCTGACCATGGACATCATCGTGACCGCCTTTGTCGTCGCCTATACCTATGTCTTCACCCTGATCTACGACCGGCTGTTCCCGGTGCGCGCGCAGGCGATGGCCCGCTAA
- a CDS encoding carboxymuconolactone decarboxylase family protein, which produces MTERLDYIQHSPDLFQKVMELSDTSRSTDLDPKLRHLVDIRASQLNGCAFCVDMHVKEAKIDGESELRLYHVAIWWESPLFSERERAALAWTEVVTRLPADGIPDAAYDRVRAHFSDKEVSDLTFAIMTINAWNRLSVAFRRVPGSADKFLGLDKAGLS; this is translated from the coding sequence ATGACCGAACGACTGGATTACATCCAACATTCCCCCGACCTGTTTCAGAAGGTGATGGAGCTGAGCGACACCTCCCGCAGCACCGATCTGGACCCGAAGCTGCGGCATCTGGTCGACATTCGCGCTTCGCAGCTCAACGGCTGCGCCTTCTGCGTCGACATGCATGTGAAGGAGGCCAAGATCGACGGCGAGTCGGAACTGCGCCTGTATCATGTAGCGATCTGGTGGGAGTCGCCGCTGTTCAGCGAGCGGGAACGCGCGGCCCTGGCATGGACCGAGGTGGTGACACGGCTGCCTGCCGACGGCATCCCGGACGCCGCCTATGATCGGGTGCGGGCGCATTTCTCCGACAAGGAAGTGTCCGACCTGACCTTCGCGATCATGACCATCAATGCCTGGAATCGCCTGTCGGTTGCGTTCCGCCGCGTCCCCGGCAGCGCCGACAAGTTCCTTGGGTTGGACAAGGCCGGGCTGAGCTGA
- a CDS encoding cupin domain-containing protein encodes MSDGLQKERSVLRGLLTGLPIAALLSLTLAAGVAGAGDKPARVIPVYEHDLPGVPGKVVRGVLVEYEPGGKSPGHRHAPSAFIYATVLEGAVRSAVNDGPVRVYHAGENFTELPGDIHRISENASDTEPARLLAVFVVDADETRLTTPLDQ; translated from the coding sequence ATGTCGGATGGTCTGCAGAAGGAAAGGTCGGTGTTGCGCGGGCTTCTGACGGGCTTGCCGATCGCTGCTCTCCTGTCCCTGACCTTGGCCGCTGGGGTGGCAGGGGCCGGGGACAAGCCCGCCAGAGTGATCCCAGTCTATGAACATGATCTGCCGGGTGTGCCGGGAAAAGTGGTGCGTGGCGTGCTGGTGGAATACGAACCGGGCGGAAAATCGCCTGGGCATCGCCATGCGCCCTCCGCCTTCATCTATGCCACCGTACTGGAAGGGGCGGTGCGCAGCGCCGTCAATGACGGTCCGGTGCGCGTCTACCACGCCGGCGAGAACTTCACGGAACTCCCCGGCGACATTCACCGCATCAGCGAAAATGCCAGCGATACCGAACCGGCCCGACTGCTGGCAGTCTTCGTGGTCGATGCGGACGAAACCCGACTGACCACCCCGCTGGATCAGTAA
- a CDS encoding Rrf2 family transcriptional regulator, producing the protein MILRNQVEWALHCCAILSGLPDGRFISTKTLAEFHGVPKEYLSKALQSLSQAGLVETTLGPRGGYRLARPAAEITFLDIVEAVEGKEPTFRCSEIRGNNPCLPKGYCNKDHCAIARVMWQADLAWRQSLKGTSLSDLAETLSQELEPEIYNATAAWLMARAGGQE; encoded by the coding sequence ATGATTTTGCGCAACCAGGTAGAATGGGCTTTGCATTGCTGCGCCATCCTGTCCGGACTTCCGGATGGGCGGTTCATTTCCACAAAGACACTGGCGGAGTTCCACGGCGTTCCGAAGGAGTATCTGTCGAAGGCATTGCAAAGCCTGTCGCAGGCCGGGCTGGTGGAAACCACATTGGGGCCGCGCGGCGGGTATCGCCTGGCACGGCCGGCCGCGGAAATCACCTTTCTGGACATTGTCGAAGCGGTTGAGGGGAAGGAACCGACCTTCCGCTGTTCCGAAATCCGCGGCAACAATCCCTGCCTGCCGAAGGGATACTGCAACAAGGACCATTGTGCCATCGCGCGGGTCATGTGGCAGGCGGACCTGGCCTGGCGCCAGTCGCTGAAAGGGACCAGCCTGTCGGACCTGGCCGAAACACTGAGCCAGGAACTGGAGCCGGAAATCTATAATGCAACGGCGGCGTGGCTGATGGCCCGTGCCGGCGGGCAGGAGTGA